The Sulfurimonas sp. HSL3-2 genome segment GAAATAGCACTTTTAAAGTCAAAAGACAAAAATAACGTAAATGTCGTTGCATACAGCTCAAATGAGATACTTTCAAAAGATGAGATACTTTATAATTTACAAAGTAAAAATAAAATAATCGAAACCGATGTAAAAGACTGTAAAGTACAGCTTTTAAAGAGGTTCTTTACCGATCCGCTTACAGGTTTCCCGAATCTTTATCAGCTCAGACGTGATATGCAGGATCTTGAAGACAGTACATATATCTGTGTCGCTTTGGACAATTTTCAGGTCATAAACGATTTTTACGGCTTTGTAGTAGGAGACTATCTGCTGGAGCAGATGGCTTTAAAGTTGAAAAGCAGTATAAAAAACTCTAAAGTCTATAGGATATCAGGTGCTGAATTTGGTGTTTTGATCGATGAGATAATGGATTTTTACGCTTTGAAAAACTATCTTAAAGAGTTGACGGAGATGTTGAAAAACTCATCATTCGAGTATCAAAACAATCTGATCTATACGGATGTAACGTTGGCTTCCTCAGCAGGCAGAAATTTTGAAAATCTTTTTTCTAAAGTAAATATGGCTTTAAAATATGCCAAGCAGATGAAGCTGCCTTTTTGGATATATGAAGACAGAATGAACTTTGAGAATGAGTATGAGCAAAACCTTATCACCTCATACAAGATCCGAAAATCAATAGAAAACTCCGGTGTTATCCCTTATTTTCAGCCTATCATATCGAATGAGACGGGTAAAGTCGCGAGATTTGAGTCTCTTGCAAGACTTATTGATGAAAATGGAAACATACTCTCTCCGATCCAGTTCATTCCCATAGCAAAAACCATAAAAGTCTATAATATCGTTACTAAGACCATCATCGAAAAGACATTTGATATCTTTAAAGACAATGATTATGAATTTAGTGTAAATCTTTCGATCGAAGATATTATGAGTGAAGAGATATACAGCTTTATCATAGAGAGTTTGAAAAACTATAACATGGGTAACCGTGTGACATTCGAACTTTTAGAATCGGAAGCGATAATCGACTATAATAAAGTAACAAGGTTTATGACCGAAGTGAAACGCTTTGGTGCAAAACTGGCAATAGATGATTTTGGAAGCGGATACTCTAACTTTTCATATCTGACAAAGATACAGGTCGATTATATAAAAATAGACGGGATGCTTATAAAAGATATCGATGTTTGTAAAAACTCAAGGATGATAACTCAGACTATTGTAGAGTTCGCGAAGAAGATGGGGATCAAGACGATCGCTGAACACGTACATTCAAGTACGGTAGAGTCTGTAGTCAAAGAGCTCGGTATCGACTACTCGCAAGGTTACTTTATAGATGAACCTCTGCCAAAACTTCCTTACATGTAAGAGCTTAACAAAGCTCTTTTTTGATAACAGGAAGCAGTTCATCCTCTAGAAGTTTTAAAGTCTTTTCATACTCTGCATACTCTTTACCGCTTGGATCTTCAAATCCTACATGTATGGTCTTAACAGCTTTAGGAAACATAGGGCAGGTCTCTTTTGCATTATCGCATACAGTCACTACAAGGTCAAATGCCGTATCTAAGACAGTGTCGATTACTTTAGAATGATATTCTTCTCTCCAGTATCCGTTGTCAGTCAGTAGTTTTTGTGCGTTCGGATTTACTTTTCCGCTTGCTTTAACGCCTGAACTCTGTGCTTTGACACACTCGCCAAGTTTAGCATTTATAAGCGCTTCAGCCATGATAGAACGGCAACTGTTACCTGTACAAAGAATAAGAACATGTTTTTTTTGACTCATTTTAAAATCCAAATTTTATGATATTTAAAATTATACCATAAATAAATCAAGATATATTGATTTATTGATTTATAGTAACTCCTGGAGTCTTTGATGGTCTATGATCTTTATATAACCGTCCTCTTTATCTATTATCTTCTCTTTTTTTAGTTTTGTTATATTTCTAGAGAGTGTCTCGGGCGAGATATTTAATATAGAGGCTATCTTTACCTGTTTTATATTCTTGAGTTTGTTTTCATTTTCAGATAAAAATCTTATGATCTTTGTGTAACTGTCTGTTGTTATGGAGTAGTTTATGAAGCTCTCAAGTGCTTTGATCTTTTTTGTCAGTGACTTGATAAAGACCATCGCTATTTCACTTTTACTTAAAAACTTCTCTTTGAATTTTTCATAATCGATAAGATAGATCTCGCCGTCACTTTCAAATGAACAGTTCGCAGGGTAGGGTATCTCTTCAAAGTTGGCTATCTCGGCTATGAGGTTTGGAGCATTAAGGTTATGTAAGACCACTTCATTGTCTTTAAAGTCGTGTTTATAAAGCTTTACGGTTCCATCTGCAAGAAGATGAAGAAATCGCGGTTTATCATCCGCATAGAAAAGGATATCTCCTTTTTTATAACTCTTTTTGATCGTTATATTTTTTAGCTCTTTTAAATCGGTATCGCTCAGTGATTCAAAAAACCAGAATTTATCTAATTGCATATATTATCCATTTGTTGACACGGGTCAATCTTTTTATCACCATTGTATGCAAAAATACAAAAAAAATAAAGGAAGACCATGACAATAAAGGATTTTATGACACACCATCACCGTGGCTGTGATCAGCTTTTGGTGCTAACTGAAGATGCAGTCGATAAAAAAGATTTTACAGATGCAGTTGTAAAGTATAAAGATTTTAAAGATGAGACATTAAAACATTTTGATATCGAAGAGTCTTTTTTATTTCCAACGTTTGAAGAGAAAAGCGGTATGGGCGGATGCGGTCCTACACAGGTGATGAGGATGGAGCATGAGCAAGTGCGGATGCTGCTTGATAAACTCGATGATGCACTTTTACAAAACGAGAGCGACAGGTTCTTCGGTCTTAGCGAATCACTTATGATACTTTTGCAGCAGCATAATGCAAAAGAGGAGCAGATGCTCTATACAATGATGCAGAATCTTCTTTCTCAACAAAACGATGAGATAGTAGAGAGGCTGATGAACTATGGCAGATAAGGAGATCATTCTCGATGTAAGTGAGCTGGAAGCTCCTCTTCCTCTGCTCAAAGGCACGCAGGCGATCAAGAACCTTCAAGAGGGTGAGACATTGGTCTTCATCCACCGTATGTTTCCATGCAAGCTTCAAGCACAGATAGATAGGTTCGGACTGAGATCCGAGATAGTAAAAGATGTAGAGAACTATTTTGAGATGAGGATATACCGATAATGTATGGACTCTCTCTTGAACAGGCTCCGCCTTATAAAATCCCGCTTTTTTACTATATGACGGGAGTGGTGTATCTGCTTCTGTTCTCCATAGCCATTCTGGTCTTTGGTTTAAAGATAGACAACAGGTTTTATTATGAGGCGATAGCGATCACTCATATACTGACACTTGGATTTTTCACGCATATCATGTTTGGGACGCTTTTTCAGATGGTACCGGTCATCATAGGCGTGGCTTATGCAAAAGTGGAGTCGCAGGCAAAGATGATACTTCTTTTCTTAAATCTTGGAACGCTCAGTTTTATTATCTCGCTTTTGACCTCTGTTAAGATCTTTATGCACTTTGCAATGCTGTTTTTAGGTTTGTCAGTCATATATTTTGCCCTTTATTCCATCATCACCATCATAAAGACAAAAGATAAAAATCCGACTGTGAGAACATTCATAACTGCACTTGCCTTTTTAGCCATAGGAGCTGTTTTTGGAATCTTGGCTCTTTTGCAGCTAGGCGGAATATCTAGCACAATGAAGTTTGGAGACCTGCATTTGAGTATTATGATCTTTGGATGGGTGTTTATGCTTTTTAGCGGTGTCGCCTATAAGATCCTGCCGATGTTCTATGTGGCCCGTGAGTATCCGCTTTTCATCAAGAACTGTTTTTATATTATCATCTCCTTGAGTCTGGTCTCTTACTATTTTTCGATGATCTATGCGTTTGATGTAGGTATGACGATCTCTAAGATCGTTTTAGCATCCGTGGCATTTGTTTTTGCCGTTACGACTATTAGAATCTTAAAAAACCGCAAGAGAGCCAGAAGCGACATCACGGTAAAGTTCTTTTATTTTGCAAATACAAATCTTGCACTAGGTTCTTTACTTTGGATCGTCTGCATACTCTTTGGTCTTGAACTTGACTTTCTTTTGAGCATGACTATCGGGCTTGGATTTATCTACGGGCTTATAAACGGGATGCTTTATAAGATAGTACCTTTTTTGACATGGTTTCATCTGAGTTCAAAGTCTGTATTTGATGCGGAGATGAGTGAGGTCATAAAGATAAAATGGATGAAGATACAGTTTTATATCTTCATGCTCTCTTTCGCGTTTTTTATCTTGGCTTTAGTGTATAGACCTTTTGTCTTTGTTGCAGCTATACTGTTTTTCATCTCCTCAACACTGCTTTTATATAATATCGTAAGCGGATATCTCTATCACTCCAAGATGATAAAAAAAGCCGTCGTTTATGGATAAAGAGAAGTTTCAAAGCGAAGCAGAAACATTAAAGCGTTTCTTTGAAACCTACTGTGCCGCGAATGCTCATGAAAAAAGGAGGTTGCAGACCTTTACATGTAAGCATAATGATCTTACTTACGTTGTTGAGTCGGATCTCTGTTCGGAGTGTAAAAAGCTTCTGGATTACTCTCTTATACGGCTTGAAGAGTGTCCACATGAGATAAAACCGAGATGCAGAAAATGTCCGGATCCATGTTATGAAAAAGATGAATGGAAAAAACTGGCAAAAGTGATGCGTTACAGCGGTTTAAGACT includes the following:
- a CDS encoding hemerythrin domain-containing protein, whose translation is MTIKDFMTHHHRGCDQLLVLTEDAVDKKDFTDAVVKYKDFKDETLKHFDIEESFLFPTFEEKSGMGGCGPTQVMRMEHEQVRMLLDKLDDALLQNESDRFFGLSESLMILLQQHNAKEEQMLYTMMQNLLSQQNDEIVERLMNYGR
- a CDS encoding arsenate reductase ArsC, which produces MSQKKHVLILCTGNSCRSIMAEALINAKLGECVKAQSSGVKASGKVNPNAQKLLTDNGYWREEYHSKVIDTVLDTAFDLVVTVCDNAKETCPMFPKAVKTIHVGFEDPSGKEYAEYEKTLKLLEDELLPVIKKELC
- a CDS encoding Crp/Fnr family transcriptional regulator; translation: MQLDKFWFFESLSDTDLKELKNITIKKSYKKGDILFYADDKPRFLHLLADGTVKLYKHDFKDNEVVLHNLNAPNLIAEIANFEEIPYPANCSFESDGEIYLIDYEKFKEKFLSKSEIAMVFIKSLTKKIKALESFINYSITTDSYTKIIRFLSENENKLKNIKQVKIASILNISPETLSRNITKLKKEKIIDKEDGYIKIIDHQRLQELL
- a CDS encoding sulfurtransferase TusA family protein, producing the protein MADKEIILDVSELEAPLPLLKGTQAIKNLQEGETLVFIHRMFPCKLQAQIDRFGLRSEIVKDVENYFEMRIYR
- a CDS encoding nitrous oxide-stimulated promoter family protein, which produces MDKEKFQSEAETLKRFFETYCAANAHEKRRLQTFTCKHNDLTYVVESDLCSECKKLLDYSLIRLEECPHEIKPRCRKCPDPCYEKDEWKKLAKVMRYSGLRLGILKVKEKVKSVFKKEVV
- a CDS encoding EAL domain-containing protein — protein: MEIALLKSKDKNNVNVVAYSSNEILSKDEILYNLQSKNKIIETDVKDCKVQLLKRFFTDPLTGFPNLYQLRRDMQDLEDSTYICVALDNFQVINDFYGFVVGDYLLEQMALKLKSSIKNSKVYRISGAEFGVLIDEIMDFYALKNYLKELTEMLKNSSFEYQNNLIYTDVTLASSAGRNFENLFSKVNMALKYAKQMKLPFWIYEDRMNFENEYEQNLITSYKIRKSIENSGVIPYFQPIISNETGKVARFESLARLIDENGNILSPIQFIPIAKTIKVYNIVTKTIIEKTFDIFKDNDYEFSVNLSIEDIMSEEIYSFIIESLKNYNMGNRVTFELLESEAIIDYNKVTRFMTEVKRFGAKLAIDDFGSGYSNFSYLTKIQVDYIKIDGMLIKDIDVCKNSRMITQTIVEFAKKMGIKTIAEHVHSSTVESVVKELGIDYSQGYFIDEPLPKLPYM